Within Paenibacillus sp. RUD330, the genomic segment TGTTCTTATTTATCACCAGCACAGCTACAGGAATACCTGTGCCGATAAAAAGATTCGCTGGCAAACCAATGACTGCTTCAATCAGATTTTCTTGAATCAAGCTGGTACGAATCTTCGCTTCAGATGCCCCTCTGAATAGAACGCCATGCGGAACTATAACCACTGCCTTACCATCCTCTTTGAGAGATGCGATGCTATGTAGAACAAATGCCATGTCCCCATAAGACCGACTCGGTAGGCCATAACGAAAACGTCCATATACATCTTTTTCTGCTTCTTCATATCCCCAGTTACTCAATGCGAATGGCGGGGATGACAGTATCCCATCAAACTTCATTAATTGACCATCATCATCCTTTAGTTGAGGGTTCGTGATGGTATTACCGAGTTTCACATCTGCGGTATCAGGGTACATACCATGAATAATTAGGGTCATAATTCCTAGTGCACGAGTCTGTGCATTGATTTCCTGACCGTACAGTTTAACTTCACCTTTGTTCAATTGTGCATATTTATTTGCTTCAATAAGAAAACCATTTAAACCTGAAGCGTGATCGCATATCGTACCACTCGACTTATCAAGTAGGCGTGGAAGAAGCGTCGTGATACTCCTCGGACTACTTGCTTCTCCTCCGTAAGCACCTTCCCTAGAAACGAAAGCCTCTAGCAAATCTTCTAAGTACCTTGTTACAGTTCCAGTCAACGGATTAGGGTCATCATACAACTCTCGATTGAATGATTGACGATTTAGCACCTTATCTGCAACCTTGAATAAGCTCAGATCATCCTTAATGCTGTCGAAGTTAAAGATTGTAAAGACATCCTTTAATGATGGATTACAGTTCTCGAACTGCTGGAAAGCCATATGAAGCTTTTTACCAAAATCAATACCATTAGAAGTGATTGCTTCCCAGGAATGACTTTCGGGAATAATAAAGCTGTGATTTGTGTTTTCACAAAGAAGCTTGTAGGTCAACATTGGCTGTAGATAGTGCCTTATCTCAGTTGTTTGCATGATGCCTCTCCAACTATCCCCAATAACCCACGCATCTTTGTCAGCCTCATTCATTAACGTTTTTCTCATTATCATCCTCGCCTTTCGTTTTTAATTACTTTTTTTGTGTATTAGCAATACACTTTATATGGATTCATTGATAAATCCTTATTCGCATTTCCCATCTGTTACCTATGCTATCATGTCGTCAATTCTTTGTAAAGTGTATCTATGATACTTTTTTTGAATATAAAAAATCCATTTTATCTAAATTTTATAAACCTACTGATTGCAACGGGATTCTGATTCAGATACGCCAAAGTATTCATTGATCCAATTTTCAATATTAAAAATAGAGATGGGTTGCCCCATCCCCTCGAACCTTTTTATCCCCCGCTTTACTACATTGCAATTTTTAATTCATCAATCAGCTCAGATAAAACGAACAAATCTCGTACTTTTGTTTGTTCTTTCCATGGGCAAGTAATTACATGATCATTGATCTTCACAAAAATTTCCTTTATTTCCCTACTCACTAGTTCTCCATCAAGCATGAAATCGTTTGAGATCATCATTTCTTGCAACGTATTTTCCATAGTCCTTTCTTTCTCTACATCTTTGAAAGCTGTTTTTAGGGCCTCGTGATATGGAATATCCAGTGCTTCGCAGATCTGAAATATTTTCGAGATGGACGGCGACTTTCTTTCTCCTGATTCAAGTCTGAAAATGTATGAGGAACTGACCCCGCTAATATCCTCCAGCTCCTTGAGTGAATAGTTCCGCAGTAACCTAAAATGTTTAAGTAATAGTCCGAAGCTGTCCGAGATTTCTATCCCCTTCCCTTTTTCCGATTCATCCTCATCCAAATGCACCTGCTTCTGATTGTCGTCATTCATTTTGATCGACTCCTTTTTCAATTCTCAATTAAGAATCCTTTTTTTCTATTAACGCTGTATTATAAGCAAATCTAACGTTCATGATTACTTCATTAGTACAACAATTAGATTTTTGGATAGCCATCATAACAGTTGCAGATAGCTCTTAATAAACGGATTCGCATATAATTCCAATCGTGTTTGGGTTGTAACTCTATGAGAGTAAATATGAACACTTTCTCTCAAGCGATCTCTCCTCTGAGCAAGTATCCCTTTTGGCAAAATCAATTATTATCTATTACAGAGCTAGTTACCCCAGAGTCAGATTGTCTTGATCTCTAGCAATTTACGTAAATATTTCATACAACATTCATCAGAAATATGATCATCTTCATTTCTTCACAGCGAAAACTCCAATCTCTATCACTACACATCTTATAAACCTCATAATTTGTGCATAATTCTTTAGCAAGTCTTTCATAACTATTATGAGGTAGGTTCACAACTTGGCAGATAACAAGCACTGCAATCTCCTACAGATCACCAATTTCTTTGAGATGCCCCCTCCATTCCTTACCTTCCCTGCACCACTTCCAATCATTACTTTGATATGGATCCCCCATCGTTTTTACAACTTCCTCAAACGTTCCTCCATATCTATCTTCGAAAAAGCATATCATATTCACTATTTCTTTGATTCTCTCTGTATTATAAATTTGATCGTCCAATGATAGCCTCCTCTTCGATTCCGACCTCAGTACCCTTTGCCAGTTTTAAGGCCTAGAACGTTGCTTCACAGCAATTCACAAACGCAAATATCATATTGCATCATATCTCTGCTATTCTCATACAGCTCGACAGGATCAAATTCCATTATGAGTTTGAATGTTCGTGTCGGATAGACTGAGGTTACTTTCATTTTAGAACCTCCACAACATGTCTAGTATAGGCTTAAAATCAAGGATAAAGCGGTATGCCGAGCTTCTTGCGGCGGTAAACCTCATAGGAGTTCATGTCTTTCTGCAACACCTTAATTTCATAAAGCGGAACCTCCTCAGATTCTTGCAGATCGTGAGTAATTTCGAGCAAATCGATTAATCTTTGCTTCCATTCTTTTTTCTCCGTTTCATAGAATATCGTCGCAATAATCGTATTAAAAACACGTTCAAGTTTGAGTTCTTTTCTCATCGCATAATAAGTCCAAAACTCTTCCTTGCTTTTCATGAACCACATCGCAATGAACCGATTCTTTCTATAGTTGTCTTCTATGCCAGCAATGATTTCATCAATCGATTCCCCCGCAAAAAAGCTCTCTCTCCACCAAATCAAATATGAATCAAACATATATGATGTCCTCCCATCTCATTTGCATCTACAGGAATTTTAGAAACAGGCGAGTTTACTTTCAAATATTGTAGTGCATCCTGCGACAATTTTAATTCTCTAGTTCCCATTTGCGGGATCTTAGTCTCAAATTTACAACTCTTTTGGGGTAATTCTTTCTTTACCTTAACCAAAAATCGTTCCCTCCCCTCTAATTCAACTCCATATTCGTACTATTACTTCGATTTCCTTTTGAGTTCTTCAATATACTTTAGCAATCTCTGATTTTCCTTCGAGACAGAGAAGCTCATATCAAGCACCTTCATGTCTTTTCTATTCGGATTTTTAACTTCACGATTTCGTCTCAGCGGCAATCTAACCCCCTCCTCATTCTTCCATAAACTGCTCAAGCTCATCTGCACTAAGTTCAGACGGTTCCTTGCCAACCTGTTTGCAATAATTAAACAATGCACGAACCTTTACTTTTGAGGATGAAGGTATAGCGAAAACGCCATCTTGAAAATCATCTTCAAGTGCAAGTTCGATGCGATCCTTCTCTTTTTCGAGATCCCGCCAATCAAAGATGTCTACAGCTTCGGGGTGGGCGTCTATTTCAAAGTCGTCAGCAAGATGACCAAAACAGTTTTCATATGTATCGCCATACTGTGATTGAAACACCTGGATCCGTGCTTTAATCTTGCTCAATCTTCCTTCAATCGTCTGATCACTTGCTTCCTTCATTTGTCGATGCCATTCTCTTTCAAATGCAGATGCGTGGATGTGATATTGCATTCTTTCTTTTATCAAATCAGCTTCGTCTTCAAGCAATCGCTCCAACTCACCAGGGGAATAGTCGGTATACTTAGCGACCTCTTCCATTTGCATCCCGCTATCGGCCATCCTTCTGACAACCATTAATATACCGATCTCGAAAGCTTTTTCATATGCAGATGCATACGCCTTATATTCTTCCCAATTGAACTCAGCTACATTGTTCTTGTAAGCATATTTTAGTGCAGCATCAACGGGTAACTTTGAATCATATGACTCCTTGTTGCATTGCGAACAGAAGTAATGTGGAATGTTATGAATGACGATTTTCCGAGTACCTACGAATAATTCATTCGAGCCGACTCTAAACTCTTTGGTTTTGCCACAAGTACAAATAGATTCCATTGTCACATTCCTCCTCTTTTCTCCTGATTCTTAGCCAATTGCTCTTTTGAATATGACCGTATTTTAACCCCTCCTCGTATTACCCTGATCTTACTTTCGACGTTTATCCGAAAATATGTAGATAACAATTACGCATCCTGCACCAAGCTAGAAATAGGTCCAGTTATCATTTGAACTGCTATATGATTCTGGAAATAGCTCCAAAACAGTAGCAGACCTCACCAATAACCCCCCCAAAGACTGAATACTCCTGTTTCAATATAGAAAGTATTCTTTGTTTTTGTTCTTCAAATTCTCTCCAATCAAAGTTGTCCACTGCTTCATTCATTCTATCAACCTCACTATTTGTAAAAAAGAGATCCCAAGCCTTTCAGCTTCTCTTTGTCAGGAGCGCTGACTTTAGACAACAGCATCAAATTTATGACTATATGCAATAATAAAAAACCTGCCGATCTAATGACCGACAGGTAATTTCAAAAATATTTTGTTGGGTTCGTTTCGAAATATACACATTCGAATCCCCTCAATTTCGATTAAGTTGATTTTATTTTTTTAGTATAGCACATTTCCCGTCCTTAGTACGTGAAATAAAGTTGTTTCATTGTGTAATATTAAACCCTATGCCCAACTCTTCCTACTCCTCTTCCATTTCACGCCATCATTTCTGGGAACCTCCGTAGAATTTCTGTATAACAGTAATCACACACAATGATATTCTTCTCGACCATCCCAATGAACTTCGCCTCTACTCTATAACTAGCCCCTTCTTCAACTGTCTCTGGCAACAGACTCTCATTACATACCGAACATCCCCCTCGAAGCTTCATGTAGCAATCCAAACAAAGCGCTCCTATATCATTGATCATGTGATTGAATAGCATCTCTGATTCATTAGAACAAAACGTGCAACATTTCATATTCTTCATCCTCCATTTTGTTTCGGAAACGCAAAAAGACCGCAGACTTAACCCGTTTAAAGGTTTTTGTCTGCGGTACTTCCGCAAATCCGATCAATATTTATTTGATTTTAATATACTTGATAACCATAGTATACGCAAGATTTTTTTGCTGTCTGACTGTTCAAGAAAAGGAATCCGTCACTTCCCAGCATTAGCACAACCCATCACTAATCCTCCCAAACATCCTTCATCAGCTCTTTTATTACCCCAACTCTACTTTTCGTTTCATCATCATCAGTCACCCATTTGCCATCAATCAGGATCACTGAATCTCCAGGCTCAACGGCACTGTCCACTTCCGATCTTGCAAAGTCCTTCGTTACTCCGTTTATCTCAATGACAACGAATTCGCCTTCAAATCGATCAACTATCCCCTTCATATCTATCCCTCCCATTCTATCATTCACATGCTATGCCATCGCCATCCCTATCTAGCTTTGTGGAATAGCCAGGATCGCCTTTGTGTAACGGAGCCTTCCCAGCCTCTCTGACTGCTGTACAGTTCTTGTACACCACATTATCTTCCTGCTTTTTCGGAACTTCAGTCGGCTTTGCCGCCGCTGGCTCGGATGGCTTTGCAGTCGATTTCGATGGACTCCCTCCACCCGATGTCTTTACTGTTATTTCCTTGCCATTCGTTGTGAAAATGATATTTCCTTGTTCGTCATTCCGATATATCTTGATTTTCTTAGCGTTTAGCCGCTGAAACACCTCAGAGGTTGGATGACCGTATTTGTTGTCTATGCCGACCTGGATGACAGCATATGTTGGTTGAACAGCATTTAAGAAGGCTTGAGTTGTAGATGATTTTGAACCATGATGCCCGACCATCAAGACATCAGCCCGTAAATTTGCATTGGAGCTAATCATATCTTTTTCGGATCCAGCCTCAGCGTCACCTGTGAGCAAAAAGGAGGTAGAGCCGTAACTAAGATGAATAACCGCACTCATTTCATTCGTTTCATCGTACTGATTGACAGGAGCAATCATCTTTACTGTCACATTCGACTCCCACTCAAGTGTTAAACCTGCTTTTGCTGTGGTAATCTTCAATCCCTTCCTTTGAATTGCTAATAGGACATCTTCAAAGGTCTTTGTATTAGACTGTACCTTCGGCATATAGATCTTGCCAATATCGAAATTATCAATGACCGCATCCAATCCGCCAATATGGTCGGCATCGGGATGAGTTCCGATCAAAATATCAATTTTGTTAACCTTCTGTTTCTTCAAATAGGCTACAATCAATTCCTCTTTATCGTTATTGCCTGCATCAATCAACATTGTCTTACCCGATGGTCCAACAATGAGCTGAGATGCGCCTTGACCTACATCAATAAAATGAACAGCCATGTTCCCTTTCAACACTTCGGGACTCGTCGCTTGTTTTTTGGATTGAGTTGATTCTTCACTCGATTTAATCAAATCAATAGATGATGTTGTTGTTTCTGATACCGATTGCTGAGTAGTTGACTTTGTTTCGGCGACCTGTTTCACATCTGCATTGTCATTGCCATGGATTTGCTGTACGATCGAATTTGTTTGAGTACAACCGACAAGTAAAACAATAGACATGATCATTGCAAATGTTAATTTCATTATTCTTGTAATCAAGATTCCCCCCCTAAATAGCTATCATCAGTTTTTTATTGCCTCCTCCTGATCGGAGTTTGCATTTGAAGCATCTTCTACATCTGATATTTTGATCGTAAACTCTCATTATCAATGTGAATATAATTCTTGAAGTAGCCATTCTCCCGTTCCATATATTTAGGATGTTCAGATAGATAGAGTTCAAAATGTTTTTCTAATGCATGTGTCTCACCGTATAGCTTTAAGTCTTTAAGCCCATCATGTCTAATCAAATGTTTGATTATTCGACCAACAGATTCGGGATAATCCTGTTGTAACATATACTCCTCTATTGACTTCTCGAATTTTCTTTCAATGTAATCTTTATAATTAATTTTTCCTTCATGAATATCCCGAAATTCTATATATGCTTCATCCATTTCAACTTTACTTACGTTGTTTACCTGTCTTAATTCTTTTGTCACATCAAACAAATAATCGATATGCCTTCTTAACAGCGGGAGATTGGCATTTAACAAACACTCAATTTCTTCAGAAAACTCGATCTCATTAATATGCTTGATTATAGACTGTGGCAACTTGGTATCATTCCGCCAAATTTTATCTAAAATCTCATCCAATTCAATGTTAATCTGATGAATCCCCTTATGTACCTGTCTTGCAATATGATCAGGAATATCCAACTCTTTTTGAAAGTGTGTTCTCCCTAAACTTATTTTTTGCCCGCTCTTTATATCTCTAAGTATAAATTCGTATCGTAACGACTTTCCACAGAGGCAAGTAACCCCCTTTTTAACTCCCCCGTGATCGACATAGCCATCAAAGAAAAAACGTTCAGTTCCTTTATAAGAAGCTAATACATTGGCGAAATATGATTGTTTTGATAATCTTGAGAAAACGTGTAAAGCATTTCTTTGGCTCTTCGATAATGATCGGATAATTGCTTTCCGCTCTTCTTCTGTAAAGTACATCTTTATATCTCCTCTCGATGTAAAATCAATATCCGAATATCTCCTCTAATATCCCTATGTGCTTCCAACTATCGATGAGCATCAAAGACTGAATCAAATCAGCACTCTTCTTAAAAGATTCTTTTAGATTTTCGTCAATACTTTCAGGATGAATAAGTTGAAAATACACCTTCAACCTAACCATTTCATACACCGTATCCGTAGGATCCTCATCCACTTGCGGAGAATAAATCATTAATTCACCTTTATACGAAACAACCCCTAAGCCAACTTCTGTTGCGAGATCAATATCAACTCTGTCTTTTATCCTGTAAAATGCAAGATTGCTATTGCTCTGAAATTGAGTAGTGAATACAGCTTCAATATCGTCTAACTTCCCTTTCTCTTTCAGTAGACTCCTTGCTTGTTCTAAAGCACCACTATTCCCTTGAAATAAGTCATTGCTACTGGTTCCAAGGAAACCACCCAATGAATAAGTATCAAACTCATTGTCCATTACAATCATCGAAACTATCTCAAAATCAACATCCTTAACCAATTCAGACGCATCAATTATTAAATCAATATATTTTTCAAGTGCTCCAACATCCCTCTTCTGAAAGTAAACCAATTCCCCCATATCTCTTCCCCCAATTATGTATATTTCCTGTTAGTTATGATCGAATTATATTACCGTTTTTTTCATTTGTATAGGCATATAATAGAGACTATTTTTCACACGCATTTATAAAAAAATATTGAAAAATTATTGAACTGAAAAACTGCTGTTCTATACAATCTGCCGTAGAAATCCATTTTGAATCACATCAAAACAATCGAAACAGGCAACGTAATTATTCTCACCCATCCTAACAAACTTAGCTCTGACTTGATAATTCACATTTTCTTTGATCTCTGTCGGTAAAAAGCTCCCGCCACAAGTACCGTACGATCCATGTAATTGCAAGTAGCAACTAGCACAAAGCGTTCCGATCTCATGTACAGGGTGGTTAAATACCATCTCGGTTTTTTCGGAACAGAACGTACAATATTTCATCTTCTCAATCCTCCAATTTGTTTTAGAATGCAAAAAAACCGCAGACTAACCCATTAGGGTTGGTCTGCGGTGCTTCCGATTCAATATTCAATTCACATTCACTATAACAATTGATTCAAAAGTATTCAGCGGCGGTATGAGTTTTATTTGCGTTATGTGTTTATTTTGGTGGATATAGTAAAATGGTATGTGCTTGTCACTATATACAAAACGAGTATTTGTAATTTTGATTAAATGTTGTCTGTGTGCTGTCATAAGTATATACTCCACATTGCTTACAGTATTGGTCATACTTATACTCAAGCGGAATTCCCAATTTATTAGCGTCACTTTACGTAAGCCAAGTTTTCTGATGATTTGACTGATGAAACCCCTTTGTAACATATAAACGATGTATTGATTCATAGCATGATGGTTGTTCTACAGACTTATCTTAATCCCAAATGACATATACTCCCGTACCATTAATTTTAGCACATTCATCAATTTGGTTTATCGTAAGAGTTACAGAAGGACTTATTGTTTCCAATAATTCTTTACACATATTCAGTCTCCTCAATTTGTAAGTTCCACTCCTTAGTGAACCGAATGACCTAGGGATTCGTAAAGCAGTAAAGTAAAG encodes:
- a CDS encoding N-6 DNA methylase; translated protein: MRKTLMNEADKDAWVIGDSWRGIMQTTEIRHYLQPMLTYKLLCENTNHSFIIPESHSWEAITSNGIDFGKKLHMAFQQFENCNPSLKDVFTIFNFDSIKDDLSLFKVADKVLNRQSFNRELYDDPNPLTGTVTRYLEDLLEAFVSREGAYGGEASSPRSITTLLPRLLDKSSGTICDHASGLNGFLIEANKYAQLNKGEVKLYGQEINAQTRALGIMTLIIHGMYPDTADVKLGNTITNPQLKDDDGQLMKFDGILSSPPFALSNWGYEEAEKDVYGRFRYGLPSRSYGDMAFVLHSIASLKEDGKAVVIVPHGVLFRGASEAKIRTSLIQENLIEAVIGLPANLFIGTGIPVAVLVINKNKPDAMKDRIQFINAEDSYGKAIRNQNVLRESDIVDIVHAYQNYKQIEGYSRIVPINELADNDWSLHPMRYFEKAEVSSRIGNANINRKKYEQSELPKVLLGEIADVERGINPTKDESEESEATHYLVNLANVKEDRIIAEGLKGVTLSSRRARNYELEPGDVLLSSRGTMLKMTVVTPEDIQEKPLVFSSNFLRIRVSDRAKYEPHFIKAFLESPIGQYYLQAYQRGTTVTVLSHKDVASIKMPKLTFDQQREVGQMLLQADELYQKAMDEAKVKHERSYTDSYQMMGISDAYVKND
- a CDS encoding helix-turn-helix transcriptional regulator, yielding MNDDNQKQVHLDEDESEKGKGIEISDSFGLLLKHFRLLRNYSLKELEDISGVSSSYIFRLESGERKSPSISKIFQICEALDIPYHEALKTAFKDVEKERTMENTLQEMMISNDFMLDGELVSREIKEIFVKINDHVITCPWKEQTKVRDLFVLSELIDELKIAM
- a CDS encoding YgiT-type zinc finger protein; the encoded protein is MESICTCGKTKEFRVGSNELFVGTRKIVIHNIPHYFCSQCNKESYDSKLPVDAALKYAYKNNVAEFNWEEYKAYASAYEKAFEIGILMVVRRMADSGMQMEEVAKYTDYSPGELERLLEDEADLIKERMQYHIHASAFEREWHRQMKEASDQTIEGRLSKIKARIQVFQSQYGDTYENCFGHLADDFEIDAHPEAVDIFDWRDLEKEKDRIELALEDDFQDGVFAIPSSSKVKVRALFNYCKQVGKEPSELSADELEQFMEE
- a CDS encoding DUF3006 domain-containing protein, with product MKGIVDRFEGEFVVIEINGVTKDFARSEVDSAVEPGDSVILIDGKWVTDDDETKSRVGVIKELMKDVWED
- a CDS encoding MBL fold metallo-hydrolase, yielding MITRIMKLTFAMIMSIVLLVGCTQTNSIVQQIHGNDNADVKQVAETKSTTQQSVSETTTSSIDLIKSSEESTQSKKQATSPEVLKGNMAVHFIDVGQGASQLIVGPSGKTMLIDAGNNDKEELIVAYLKKQKVNKIDILIGTHPDADHIGGLDAVIDNFDIGKIYMPKVQSNTKTFEDVLLAIQRKGLKITTAKAGLTLEWESNVTVKMIAPVNQYDETNEMSAVIHLSYGSTSFLLTGDAEAGSEKDMISSNANLRADVLMVGHHGSKSSTTQAFLNAVQPTYAVIQVGIDNKYGHPTSEVFQRLNAKKIKIYRNDEQGNIIFTTNGKEITVKTSGGGSPSKSTAKPSEPAAAKPTEVPKKQEDNVVYKNCTAVREAGKAPLHKGDPGYSTKLDRDGDGIACE